A part of Deltaproteobacteria bacterium genomic DNA contains:
- a CDS encoding sugar phosphate isomerase/epimerase has translation MIELCARTHNLDDIETILAQGFKVLEITLPCSGGLEEEHAWRELAKQRDLSLLAHGPNEGNPRDLTHLTDKHLPRLRQTLEEASRLDVAILTIHFNVDSRWIPPETIQGKIDLLNQIVGWGVELGVHVNLENLSEGAADLEKALLKVPHLDLTLDVGHAMLTHRTSTAPEIIRRLPDRISHLHLHDNHGGKSYRDDEHLIPGEGKVAFTELFRLLKQKGYNQTATLEVAPHEMALARKRVTEFWLNSS, from the coding sequence ATGATTGAACTCTGCGCTCGGACTCACAACCTCGATGACATCGAAACGATCCTGGCTCAAGGTTTTAAAGTGCTGGAGATTACTCTGCCTTGTTCAGGCGGGCTTGAGGAGGAACATGCCTGGAGAGAGTTAGCGAAACAGCGAGACCTGTCGTTATTAGCCCACGGCCCTAATGAAGGCAATCCCCGGGATTTGACACACCTGACCGACAAACACTTACCCCGGCTCAGACAGACCCTGGAAGAAGCAAGCCGCTTGGACGTCGCTATTTTAACCATTCATTTTAACGTTGACTCTCGCTGGATACCGCCTGAAACCATTCAAGGCAAAATTGATCTTCTGAATCAGATCGTTGGCTGGGGAGTGGAGCTGGGTGTTCATGTCAATCTGGAAAACTTGAGCGAGGGGGCCGCTGACCTTGAGAAAGCATTACTCAAAGTTCCCCATTTAGATCTCACCCTGGACGTGGGTCATGCGATGCTTACTCATCGGACCAGCACTGCCCCGGAAATAATAAGGCGTCTACCTGACCGCATCAGTCATTTACATCTGCATGACAATCACGGCGGGAAAAGCTACCGTGACGACGAGCACCTTATCCCTGGAGAGGGGAAGGTGGCTTTTACCGAACTTTTTAGACTGCTGAAGCAAAAAGGCTACAACCAGACCGCAACCCTTGAAGTGGCGCCGCATGAAATGGCCCTGGCCCGAAAGCGGGTCACTGAATTCTGGCTGAATTCATCCTGA